In Nicotiana tabacum cultivar K326 chromosome 2, ASM71507v2, whole genome shotgun sequence, the following proteins share a genomic window:
- the LOC142168221 gene encoding uncharacterized protein LOC142168221 — protein sequence MSQNPSKKRKAESSKLEGESAQKYQRSSEQPTIRCKLTPQEKYELEKFLADAWNNLMNLGKQNKDEIESEQIDSNSTASSSNLAKDGNFGSFANVDGRELVVQKKVYKGKEVAKTVYSEDNSGKGVIPMPPLFQEMVAQKEVDNKEAEIVHGNVDENGEAEEVNKQKMKIFGHWITKE from the exons ATGTCACAAAACccctccaagaaaagaaaagcagAATCTTCAAAGTTGGAAGGAGAATCTGCACAAAAGTACCAAAGAAGCAGTGAGCAGCCTACAATCAGATGCAAATTGACACCACAAGAAAAATATGAGCTTGAAAAGTTTCTGGCTGATGCATGGAATAATCTAATGAACTTGGGTAAGCAAAACAAAGATGAGATCGAATCCGAGCAGATTGATTCAAACAGTACGGCCTCTTCCTCAAACCTCGCTAAGGAtgggaattttggaagttttgcAAATGTGGATGGTCGCGAACTTGTTGTGCAAAAGAAAGTATATAAAGGAAAAGAAGTGGCCAAGACTGTGTATTCTGAAGACAATTCTGGCAAAG GTGTTATCCCCATGCCACCATTGTTCCAAGAAATGGTTGCTCAGAAAGAAGTCGACAATAAGGAAGCTGAAATCGTGCATGGAAATGTCGATGAAAATGGTGAAGCAGAAGAAGTGAATAAGCAAAAGATGAAGATTTTTGGCCACTGGATTACCAAAGAATGA
- the LOC107829769 gene encoding transcription factor AS1-like: MRERQRWRSEEDALLRAYVKQYGPKEWHLVSQRMNTALNRDAKSCLERWKNYLKPGIKKGSLTEEEQRLVIHLQAKHGNKWKKIAAEVPGRTAKRLGKWWEVFKEKQQREQKENNKVVDPVDEGKYDHILETFAEKIVKERSVPGLLMATSNGGFLHADAPAPSPQTLLPPWLSNSTATSTVRSPSPSVTLSLSPSTVPPTPTPTPGIPWLQTDRGPENAPLILSSFPHHGVAPPCGENPFVTELVECCKELDEGHRAWAAHKKEAAWRLRRVELQLESEKICKVREKMEEIEAKMKALREEQKATLDRIEAEYKEQLAGLRRDAEAKEQKLAEQWASKHLRLSKFLEQMGCQSRLAEPNGGR, translated from the coding sequence ATGAGGGAGAGGCAGCGGTGGCGATCTGAAGAGGATGCTTTATTGCGGGCATATGTGAAACAGTATGGACCAAAAGAATGGCACCTTGTATCACAGCGTATGAACACAGCCCTCAACAGGGACGCTAAGTCTTGCTTGGAAAGGTGGAAAAACTACCTCAAACCAGGGATTAAGAAAGGATCACTCACTGAAGAGGAGCAGCGTCTTGTTATCCATCTACAGGCCAAACACGgcaacaaatggaagaaaatagCAGCTGAAGTACCAGGCCGAACTGCTAAAAGATTGGGGAAGTGGTGGGAAGTATTCAAAGAGAAGCAACAGAGGGAGCAGAAAGAAAACAATAAGGTTGTCGATCCAGTAGACGAGGGAAAATACGACCACATTCTTGAGACCTTTGCAGAGAAGATTGTGAAAGAGCGGAGTGTCCCAGGTTTACTTATGGCTACTTCTAATGGAGGTTTCCTCCACGCCGATGCACCAGCTCCTTCGCCACAAACTCTTCTTCCTCCGTGGCTTTCTAATTCCACTGCTACTTCAACCGTCAGATCACCATCTCCATCTGTGACTTTAAGTCTATCCCCCTCAACAGTGCCTCCTACACCTACGCCTACGCCTGGCATTCCGTGGCTACAGACAGATAGAGGACCTGAAAATGCGCCCCTTATTTTGAGCAGTTTTCCACATCATGGGGTTGCCCCTCCTTGTGGAGAAAATCCATTTGTTACTGAACTTGTGGAATGCTGTAAAGAGCTAGACGAAGGGCATCGTGCTTGGGCTGCTCATAAAAAGGAAGCAGCTTGGAGGTTAAGGCGAGTGGAATTGCAGCTAGAATCAGAGAAAATATGCAAAGTTAGGGAGAAGATGGAGGAAATTGAAGCGAAAATGAAAGCTCTGAGGGAAGAGCAGAAGGCAACTCTAGACAGGATTGAAGCAGAATACAAGGAGCAACTAGCAGGCTTGAGGAGGGACGCGGAAGCAAAGGAACAGAAATTGGCCGAACAATGGGCTTCCAAACACCTGCGCCTTAGTAAGTTTCTTGAGCAGATGGGATGCCAATCAAGACTTGCAGAACCTAATGGTGGCCGCTAA